Genomic DNA from Alkalihalobacterium alkalinitrilicum:
GACAATTACATTTTTCCCTTCTTGTACACTTGGAAAGAAATTTCTATATAATAACGCTCTACCCGAGCCACCTGATGTTTCTAATAATTGTATACTATCGTCCTCATAAATAATCCTCTTAACAAAAACTACCTCATCCGCATACATAACAACACTCCTACATCATAGAAAGCACCACTATTATCATATCCAGTATTTAACAAAATATGTATCATGTGTGCAGATTCATTAAGTGTCTATCCCTATATGTTGGTAAGCTAACTGACTTCTATAGTATTGAAGTAGGCTCAAAAACTTAAAAAGAGACTGATTTAATCAGCCTCCTTAGCAATTGGTAGCACTAAATGTTCGAGCATTTCGTAATTGACTTCTCCACGAACAACTTGTTGGATCACACGGTCCTGGTCGATAATGTACGTCATCGGGAAACCTGGTGGTTGATACGTATCATTCACTACAGCTTCAATATCGAGTAACGTCGGTAACGTAACATTAACTTCTTCCATAAATTCTTTTATATCTTCTTCAACTGTGGCTCTTCTTTCGTAATAGTACATATTCACAGTTACTACTTCGATACCAAGTTGACCATAATCTTCTTGAAACTGCATAAAATCTGGCATTTCATCCTTACAAGGAGGACACCAAGTCGCCCAGAAATTTAATATAATTATGTTGCCTTCATAATCAGATAAAGACGCCTCTACGCCTTCTTCTCCCCAAACAGGTAAAGTAAAGTCGATCGCTTTTAACCCTTTGTCCACACCTAATGCCTTTTCACTATTTGTAGCTATTACAAAAATAATTAACCCAACAGCTATTATTAAAGTTAAAATACTGATCAATCGTCTATTCTTCAATCCTATTACCTCATTTCTATCCGAACTTTCCATCTTTTTATATCATATCACGGTTTAAGCATCTATATATAATAAGAGAGTGACAATCTCCTTACATTCTGAAACTTTTTCATAATTTTATTCTTTATTAATCAGTGAGTATTTGCTAGAATGAATTCGGCTTAGTTTATTTTTGGTTATATGAAGAGAGGGGCTTTTTATGTCTATCATCGAAGCATTAATTTTTGGTATCGTCCAAGGAATCACTGAATTTCTACCAGTATCAAGTACAGCACATATCGTTATTACACAAATGATTTTTGGATATACATTTCCTGGTTTAGCCTTTGAAATTTATTTACATATGGCTTCAATATTGGCTGTAATCATTTATTTCCGAAAAGACATTATTGATGTATTAACGGGCTTTTTTAAATATTTAGGGAATCGCTCTAAGGAAAATAAAGTCCATTTCTTCTTTGGTATTTATATCATTGTTGCAACAGGAATTACAGGCGGGCTTGGTCTAGTTTTAAAAGACGTTGTTGGTGACACGATGAAGACCCCTTATTTTATTGCAGCTGCCTTAACTTTTACAGGCCTTTCACTTATTTTGATTGAACGGTTCCACAAATACGGTTCACGAACAGAAGAGGATATGACATTTAAAGATTCGATTGTTGTTGGTTTAGGTCAAACGCTTGCTGTACTCCCTGGTATCTCAAGATCTGGTGCAACATTAATTGTTGCCCTATTAGCTGGATTGAGTAGAGATACTGCGGTACGTTATTCTTTCCTACTAGTCATCCCAGTTATTCTTGGATCGTCAGTCCTTGCCATAGACGAAATCGGTTCAGGAATGTTTAGTGCGATCGGTGCCCCAGCACTCATAGTATCTTTTATAGCAACATTTATTTTTTCGTGGTTAGGAATTGTTTGGCTCATTGAATTCTTAAAGAAAAGCAAGCTATTTTACTTTGCAATTTACTGCTTTATTGTTGCCATCCTAGTTGCCCTATTTATTAATCCTGAAACCATTATGGATATTTAAGGAAAAAGCGCTGACCTTTGGATAGGCCTTAGCTAGAAAGACGGACACAGCTGTGTCCGTCTTTCTTTGCAACCTTATTTTATTTACCAACTAACTGTTGAAAGGTTCTTCTAATTTCTTCACCATTTAATTCGTTTCCTATTAAAATAATGCAAGGTTTAACGGTTAATTGATCCTTTATGTGACTTAACATAAGTTGGCCTGATGCGTATTGATATTGAAATGTTTTTGGCGTTTCATCAAATTGTAATATTCCTTTACTCCTTACTACTTCTGGCATACTTTTTAGCCAGTTTTCAAAATGGATCCGATTCACAGCTGGTATATCTCTTAACGTGATTGCCTCAAACATATGATGATGGTGGTGGTTATTATTATCATGACGATGATGATCACCATCAGAAGAAACCGAGTAATTCAGATTTAATACCCTTTTCTTTAAAAGGACATCTTGATCTACTTCACCGTGTGTTGTCTCAACAAATTCTGCTCGTTCATCAACGAGGGCTTCGATCTTTTTTTTCACTTTTACTAACTCTTTATCTTTTATTAAATCGACTTTATTCAGTATGACTAGAGAGGATGAGCTAATTTGTCTCTTCAAAATCTCTCTAATTTCTTTTGAACTTGAAAATATACTCTGATATTCTAAATACTTGCTCCCATCTACCATACCTATCGTTGAGACTAGGTTTACTTTATCTATTAAAGTAGGGTGGGTCAAAGCTTCGACTATTTCAGCAGGATCAGCGACTCCTGTTCCTTCAATAAAAAGAATGTCCACATCTTCATTTCCTTCTAAAAAAAGTGAAAGTTCCCTTGTCATATCAGCAGAAATGGTACAACAAATACAACCGTTCAGCATTTCAACCATCTGTTCTTTAGCAAATAATCCTTGCTCAACGTTCACTTCTCCTAATTCATTTAAAATGAGTGCAGGCTGTAATCCTTTATTTTTTGCTGCCTGAACAGCCTTTTGCAGTACTGTTGTTTTTCCACTTCCTAAAAAACCAGTTATCAAATATACTGGAATTGGTTTTGCCATCGTTAGAACCACCTTTACTAACATAATCTATTGAAATAAGCATACAATATACTAGTTATTTTAACAAATAGGAATCATTATTATTTGTGACTTTCTTTTCATTTTCTTAACAAATAATTCTTCTTCTACGAAAAGACTAGCATCTATGATAAAATACTATTTAGCTAAAAATCTACCTTTTTAGGAGAGAACTATGAATTTGAAAACTTCTATTTCATCTTGGTTGAAAGACTTGTTTGGAGTCGTATTACTTGTTTTCTTCCTTCTTCTATTTTTTAACATCGAACGATTTAAAGAAGGTATATTTCCGATTTCAGATGTTCTGCTGAATATAAATACTATTTTTCTTGGAATTGTCATTGAGGCTGTTCCTTTTATTTTGCTTGGTGTGTTTGTTTCTGCACTAATTCAAATTTATGTATCAGAAGATGCATTACAACGTTATTTACCGAAAAACGCTTATATGGCCTTATTACCTGCGGCTGTGTTAGGAGCGATCTTTCCCATTTGTGAATGTGCGATTATTCCAGTTGTTCGCCGTCTCATTAAAAAAGGAATGCCACTTCATGTCGGAGTTGTTTTTTTAGTAGCTGCTCCTATCTTAAACCCAGTCGTTGCCGCGTCTACTTTCTATGCATTTCGAACAGACTTAACGGTTCTATATGCGAGAATGGGACTTGCATTTGTGTTAGCGATCATCATTGGTGCAATCATTTACGCTATATTCAAAAATAAAGATCAACTAAAATGGACGAAAGAAGAATTAACAGGGCGTGTAATGGTGCCAATCGGAACGACTCAAAAACCAAACCGAGTAAAACAAACCCTGTACCATGCAGCCGATGAATTTTTCCTCATGGGGAAATATTTAATAGCAGGAGCATTTATTGCAGCTTTATTTCAAACGTTATTAGATCGAAATATTCTACTTGCGATTGGAAGTAATGAATGGTCGTCAACAGCTGTTATGATGGCATTTGCGTTTATCCTTTCATTATGTTCTGAAGCGGATGCTTTTGTTGCCGCCTCTTTTGGCAGTACATTTACAACAGGATCTATTATTGCGTTTCTCGTTTACGGACCGATGTTAGATTTGAAAAACACGATCATGCTATTTGCCTTTTTCCGAGCAAAGTTTGTCATTATCTTTATGGTCGTTGTAACTGCCATTGTATTTATTTCAGTTCTATCACTACAACTATTTGTATTATAATAGATTAATATACGAGGAGGGTGAACATGAATAAAGAGAATACTGACGTTAGCTTCCATAGTTATATTCGGGGGATTATCCTTCTTGGATTTTCACTATTATTACTCGCGTTTATCGTTTCTGGCAACATTCGCTACTATATTGCACCTAAAATGATGCCATTTATGTACTTTGCTTTAGTTGTATTTATTATTCTAGGTGTTATCCAAATCATTCGAAGTACGAGGAAAAACGATCAAGATATCGATTGTGATTGCGGGGAAGACCATTCAATGACGGGCTCACCTTTAATAAAACTTGCCATCTACTCTATCTTTGTTGCTCCAATTGTGATGGGCTTTGTTCTGCCAGATAAAGCTCTAGATAGTTCCGTTGCTGCAAATCGTGGTGTACAATATGGTAGTGGAATTTTAACAAAGCCGACTGAAGCTACAGAACCAGTGAGTAGCACCTCAAGGGCTGAGGCATTCCTTGATAATCCTGATGAATATTTTGCTAGTTTAGGAGAAGAAGAAGAGCATTATTCCGTTGAAGACTTTTACACTGAAGAAGGCTTTAATCAATATTATTTAGAATTGGCCGAAGAGATAGAAGAGCAAGAAAGAATTATCGTTACGGATGAAAACTATTTAGATATAATGACGGTCTTAGACATACACATGGATCAATTTATAGGAAAAGAAATTGTTATTACGGGCTTTGTATACCGTGAGCCTGAGTTTGAAGATAACCAAATGGTTGTTGCTAGGTTTGCGATGACTTGTTGCGTTGCCGATGCTGCAGTTTATGGAACATTAATTGAAACGAACTTAGCTCAAGAATATGAAAATGACACATGGGTACATGTTTCAGGAACTCTCGACAGGACAGAATACAATGGATATCCTATACCACTCATTCACTTAAGAGAGATTACAGTCATCGACGAACCTGATCAACCCTACGTATTTCCAAGCTTTAGATAATTTTAAATGAGACTAACTCATAAGTGCCTAGTTCATTTTGTAATGATACTTGGCACTTTTCGTTCGTTAACATGATTAATTGCAATTACTGAACACATAAATCAGATATGACGACTATACCCGATTATATTTTCACATTACGGTTTGAACACACAAAAACTGTTACAAATCAGTCGCTCCTAGAGACCGTAAATAATGTTCGTTCCAATAAAGAAAAGCTGTCTCAAACCAGTCGCTATATGCGAATTTTTGAGACAGCCTCTTATTATTTAATAGCCTTCTTGTAATAAACGCTTCACTTCATTTACATCTTTATCTCCACGGCCTGAGATGTTAACAATGATAATGTCCTCACTCTTTAACTTACTTGCTTCCTTTAACGCATAGGCAACCGCGTGCGCACTCTCAAGCGCTGGAATAATTCCTTCTGTTTTCGCTAATGTTTGGAATGCATCCAATACTTCCTTTTTCGAAACTGCATAATACTCAGCTCGCTCTGTTACTTTTAAATAACTATGCTCTGGCCCGATACCTGGATAATCTAATCCTGCAGAAATTGAATGTGTCGGCAATGGATTACCTTCCTCGTCTTGTAAACAGAGGCACTTAAAGCCATGAATAACACCCGGTGTCCCTTTTGTTAAGGTCGCAGCTTCTTCAGGCTCAACACCTACTAGACGAACACCTTCTTCTGGTATATATTCGGAAAATGCGCCAATCGCATTACTTCCACCGCCTATACATGCAACGACAACACTGGGTAGTTTCCCTTCTTTTTCGAGAATTTGTCGCTTTGACTCTTTACTAATGATTGACTGAAAGTGGTGTACCATCGTTGGGAATGGGTGTGGCCCAACCGCTGAACCTAAAAGATAAAATGTATTTTCGTAGTTTTCTATTAGATCATTTAACGCTTCATCTACCGCATCTTTCAAACGGCCCTGACCTTTATGAACTGGGACGACTGTTGCTCCTAATAACTCCATACGGAAAACATTTAATTCCTGACGACGCGTGTCTTCTGCACCCATGTAAATGATACATTCCATTCCAAGCATAGCACATGCCGTTGCTGTTGCTACCCCATGCTGTCCTGCCCCTGTTTCTGCTATAACACGATGAGCCCCCATGTTTTTCGCAAGCAAAATTTGTCCAATTACATTGTTAATTTTATGGGCACCTGTATGGTTTAAATCTTCACGTTTTAAATAGATTTTTGCTCCACCGCAATTTTTTGTTAACCGTTCAGCATATGTTAATGGATTTTCACGTCCTACATATTCTTTTAAATAATACAAATATTCCTCAACAAATTTTGGATCATCTTTGTACTTCTGGAAATTTTCATCTAAACGGTCTAGCACTGCGTTCAACTGTGGTGGCACAAAACTTCCACCAAACTCACCAAAATATCCTTTTTCATTCTTCTCTACTGTACTCATCTCTACTTTACTCATGCTAAACTCTCCTTAAATTAACAAATATTATAATATTATGATAATTTATATTTTAACAGGTTTATATTTTTGTAGCAATCATTATTTAATGATTGCTAACACCGATAGTCGACTCCGTTTTCGGTTGTTGGACTACTTCAAGTTGATCATCTTGTTTTAGTAAATAATACTGAACACTATCAATTAAAGCATACCAGCTCGCCTTAATAATGTTTCCTGAAACACCGATAGTGCTCCACTTTTCCTTCCCATCAGAAGACTCAATTAGAACACGTACTCTTGATGCTGTTGCATCCGTTTCATCTAGCACACGTACTTTGTAATCCGATAGATACATCTGATTAATACAAGGATAAAATTGTTCAAGCGCTTTCCTTAATGCGTGGTCTAGTGCATTAACAGGTCCATTACCTTCTGCAGCTGTCAGCACTTCCTGATCGTTAACAACTAGCTTAACCACTGCTTCTGTCGTAAACGATTGATTACCATCATTTTCAATCAAAATTTTAAAGTGATCTAATTTAAAAAACTCCCGATGCTCACCCAATCCTTTTTTAACAACGAGTTCAAAGGATGCTTCAGCTGCTTCATACTGATATCCATTTAGTTCCAATTCTTTGATTTGTTCAATGATTTCCTTAGTTGCTGGATTATTCTTATCTAAATCTAAATTCCACTCTTTCGCTTTAAATAAAACATTACTTTGTCCTGATAGTTCCGAAACTAGTACTCTTCGTTTATTTCCAATCGCTTCAGGCTCGATATGTTCGTAAGTTTCAGGATGTTTTAATACAGCACTAACATGCATACCTCCTTTGTGGGCAAAAGCACTTTTCCCTACAAAAGGTTGATTGCTAGGTGGTACTTGATTGGCAATTTCATGAACATACTTAGATACAGATGTTAAATTGGTCAGTTCCTGACTTTCAATACATTCATATCCCATCTTAAGCTGCAAGTTAGGAATTAATGAAATAAGGTTAACATTGCCACATCGTTCACCATATCCGTTAATTGTTCCTTGTACTTGGGTGGCACCAGATTGAACCGCTACAAGTGTATTTGCTACAGCTAATTCTCCATCGTTATGACAATGGATGCCAACTTGAATAGAAAGCTCTTGTACGACGTGCTGTACTATTGATTTCACTTCATCTGGTAATGACCCTCCATTCGTATCACAGAGGGTAACACAATCAGCACCAGCTTCTTCTGCTTTTTTTATCGCTTTGATGGCATATTCCGCATTTCTCTTATAGCCATCAAAAAAATGTTCAGCGTCAAATATGACTTCTAATCCGTTTTCCTTTAAGTATTTTACCGAATCATAAATCATACTTAAATTTTCATCTAATGTTGTTTGCAAAGCATGCGTCACTTGAAAATCCCATGTTTTTCCAAAAATTGCAACAGATTTTACACCACTCTCTAAAATTCGTTGTAAATTTTGATCTTTATCAGGGGTAACTCCCATTCGTCGAGTACTTCCAAACGCTGTGACTGTTGCGTTCTTTAATTTAAGATCTTTCACTTTTCCAAAAAAGTTCATATCCTTTGGGTTACTACCAGGCCAGCCACCTTCTATGTAGTGTATTCCCAATTCATCAAGCTTTTTAGCAATTTTCAGCTTATCCTCGACAGATAAACTTACCCCCTCACCTTGAGTTCCATCGCGAAGGGTTGTGTCATATAAAAACACTTTTTGGCTAGTCATTTTGTTCTCCCTCTCTCCTAGCATACTCTCTACTAAAAACTGTGTTATTTTAATTTTAATATTTATCTAAATATTGCATTAAAGTATATCATATGAATAACAAATTGACTATGCAACGTTCTAAATTTTCAGTAATCTTCCTTATTCTTAAGTGGCCATTATTAAAGATTAAGAATTCACTTTAAAAGATATTCGCTCATTATATTTTATAGAAGGTTACGATTTACCTAAAATGGTTAAATATTTCGCTAAAGAAGAAATTCTGGTACTAGAAGCAAAGAAATTAGATTTAGATGTAACGAATAAAATTGAAAGTTTCGAGTTGCTATTTCCATTTGGGGAAACTGGAAACGAGGAGTTTTTTTATCCAAGAAAAATATTTAGGGATTACTATAAAGGAGTACTATGAAATTTATTTTAAAAAACGAATGGAACGTAATGCCTATATTATTAAACTCATTAACGAAGTGCTGGATTTATCCATTTACGAAGTTGATGAAATAGAAATGGCTAAGCATGAGATTAACGAGTATATCAACAACCTTTAAAAAAAATATGAAGACGATATAGAAATCCTCTAGCTATTTCTTGTATCAAAAAGTCGCATTGGCTTGTAAGATCCAATGCGACTTTTGATTAATATAGCTTCTTCAATCCAAAATTAGCCATCAATTGATATGTTAATTTTCAATTTACTTCTTCTCAACCGTACGTATAAACAGTAGTCAACTACTGTTAATTCGATTACGCTTTTTCTACGATTGTTGCTACACCTTGACCGCCACCAATACATAAAGTAGCTAGTCCGTATTGACCATCACGACGCTTTAATTCGTGTAGTAGGGATACAAGTATACGAGCTCCACTTGCACCAATTGGATGTCCAATTGCAATCGCTCCCCCATTAACGTTAAGAATTTCTTTTGGAAACTCTAAATCGCGTCCTACCGCTAAAGCTTGAGCAGCAAAAGCTTCGTTTGCCTCAATTAAATTCAAATCTGATAATGAAAGCCCTGCTTTTTCTAATGCTTTTTTCGTAGCAGGTACTGGGCCAATTCCCATAATTCTAGGGTCAACTGCAGCACTTGCATTTCCACGAATAACAGCAAGAGGCGTTACACCTAGTTCATCCGCTTTTTTACGACTCATCACGACAACCGCAGCTGCACCGTCATTTAATCCTGATGCATTTCCAGCTGTAACACTACCATCCTTTTTAAATGCAGGCCGTAACTTTCCTAGTTTCTCAGCTGTCGTTCCAGCCTTCACGTATTCATCTGTATCAAAGACGATTGGATCTCCTTTACGTTGTGGAATTTCAACTGAGACGATTTCATCTTTAAATTTTCCTTCCGCAATCGCCTTTGCCGCTTTTTCTTGACTCCAAGCAGCAAATTCATCTTGCTCCTCACGAGTCAGTTCATACTGATCACATAAGTTTTCAGCTGTTACACCCATATGATAATCATTAAATGCACAAGTTAATCCATCGAATACCATAGTATCAATTAACTTTTGATCACCCATACGGAACCCATCTCTTGCTCCCATAGCTACATACGGTGATTGACTCATATTTTCCATACCACCAGCAACGACAACATCAGCATCACCTGAAAGAATAGCCTGTGTTGCTAAATGAACCGCTTTTAAACCTGAACCGCAAACCTTATTAATTGTCATAGCAGGCGTATATTGAGGTAATCCAGCTTCAATTGCCGCTTGGCGTGCTGGATTTTGCCCTAAACCTGCTTGAAGAACATTCCCCATAATGACCTCATCAACTTGATCGCCAGCAACTCCTGCTTTTTCTAACGCAGACTTGATGACCGTTGCACCTAACGTTGTTGCTTTCACTCCTTTTAAACTTCCACCAAAACTTCCAACCGCTGTCCTGACAGCGCTTACAATGACAACCTCTTGATTACTCATTATGATATCTCTCCCTTCAAATCTTTTAACCTATAAAAAATATATTCGAATCGTACAAATAAGTATTACCCAATTGAGCGTTCGCTCAGTATGTTCCCTTTATAGTATACACAAAAGTAGAAACATATGTATAGTATTATCTCAATATTCAGGCTCCTTTTG
This window encodes:
- a CDS encoding acetyl-CoA C-acetyltransferase encodes the protein MSNQEVVIVSAVRTAVGSFGGSLKGVKATTLGATVIKSALEKAGVAGDQVDEVIMGNVLQAGLGQNPARQAAIEAGLPQYTPAMTINKVCGSGLKAVHLATQAILSGDADVVVAGGMENMSQSPYVAMGARDGFRMGDQKLIDTMVFDGLTCAFNDYHMGVTAENLCDQYELTREEQDEFAAWSQEKAAKAIAEGKFKDEIVSVEIPQRKGDPIVFDTDEYVKAGTTAEKLGKLRPAFKKDGSVTAGNASGLNDGAAAVVVMSRKKADELGVTPLAVIRGNASAAVDPRIMGIGPVPATKKALEKAGLSLSDLNLIEANEAFAAQALAVGRDLEFPKEILNVNGGAIAIGHPIGASGARILVSLLHELKRRDGQYGLATLCIGGGQGVATIVEKA
- the trpB gene encoding tryptophan synthase subunit beta, translating into MSTVEKNEKGYFGEFGGSFVPPQLNAVLDRLDENFQKYKDDPKFVEEYLYYLKEYVGRENPLTYAERLTKNCGGAKIYLKREDLNHTGAHKINNVIGQILLAKNMGAHRVIAETGAGQHGVATATACAMLGMECIIYMGAEDTRRQELNVFRMELLGATVVPVHKGQGRLKDAVDEALNDLIENYENTFYLLGSAVGPHPFPTMVHHFQSIISKESKRQILEKEGKLPSVVVACIGGGSNAIGAFSEYIPEEGVRLVGVEPEEAATLTKGTPGVIHGFKCLCLQDEEGNPLPTHSISAGLDYPGIGPEHSYLKVTERAEYYAVSKKEVLDAFQTLAKTEGIIPALESAHAVAYALKEASKLKSEDIIIVNISGRGDKDVNEVKRLLQEGY
- a CDS encoding permease — encoded protein: MNLKTSISSWLKDLFGVVLLVFFLLLFFNIERFKEGIFPISDVLLNINTIFLGIVIEAVPFILLGVFVSALIQIYVSEDALQRYLPKNAYMALLPAAVLGAIFPICECAIIPVVRRLIKKGMPLHVGVVFLVAAPILNPVVAASTFYAFRTDLTVLYARMGLAFVLAIIIGAIIYAIFKNKDQLKWTKEELTGRVMVPIGTTQKPNRVKQTLYHAADEFFLMGKYLIAGAFIAALFQTLLDRNILLAIGSNEWSSTAVMMAFAFILSLCSEADAFVAASFGSTFTTGSIIAFLVYGPMLDLKNTIMLFAFFRAKFVIIFMVVVTAIVFISVLSLQLFVL
- a CDS encoding CobW family GTP-binding protein; this translates as MAKPIPVYLITGFLGSGKTTVLQKAVQAAKNKGLQPALILNELGEVNVEQGLFAKEQMVEMLNGCICCTISADMTRELSLFLEGNEDVDILFIEGTGVADPAEIVEALTHPTLIDKVNLVSTIGMVDGSKYLEYQSIFSSSKEIREILKRQISSSSLVILNKVDLIKDKELVKVKKKIEALVDERAEFVETTHGEVDQDVLLKKRVLNLNYSVSSDGDHHRHDNNNHHHHHMFEAITLRDIPAVNRIHFENWLKSMPEVVRSKGILQFDETPKTFQYQYASGQLMLSHIKDQLTVKPCIILIGNELNGEEIRRTFQQLVGK
- a CDS encoding TlpA disulfide reductase family protein, whose translation is MKNRRLISILTLIIAVGLIIFVIATNSEKALGVDKGLKAIDFTLPVWGEEGVEASLSDYEGNIIILNFWATWCPPCKDEMPDFMQFQEDYGQLGIEVVTVNMYYYERRATVEEDIKEFMEEVNVTLPTLLDIEAVVNDTYQPPGFPMTYIIDQDRVIQQVVRGEVNYEMLEHLVLPIAKEAD
- the cimA gene encoding citramalate synthase, translated to MTSQKVFLYDTTLRDGTQGEGVSLSVEDKLKIAKKLDELGIHYIEGGWPGSNPKDMNFFGKVKDLKLKNATVTAFGSTRRMGVTPDKDQNLQRILESGVKSVAIFGKTWDFQVTHALQTTLDENLSMIYDSVKYLKENGLEVIFDAEHFFDGYKRNAEYAIKAIKKAEEAGADCVTLCDTNGGSLPDEVKSIVQHVVQELSIQVGIHCHNDGELAVANTLVAVQSGATQVQGTINGYGERCGNVNLISLIPNLQLKMGYECIESQELTNLTSVSKYVHEIANQVPPSNQPFVGKSAFAHKGGMHVSAVLKHPETYEHIEPEAIGNKRRVLVSELSGQSNVLFKAKEWNLDLDKNNPATKEIIEQIKELELNGYQYEAAEASFELVVKKGLGEHREFFKLDHFKILIENDGNQSFTTEAVVKLVVNDQEVLTAAEGNGPVNALDHALRKALEQFYPCINQMYLSDYKVRVLDETDATASRVRVLIESSDGKEKWSTIGVSGNIIKASWYALIDSVQYYLLKQDDQLEVVQQPKTESTIGVSNH
- the uppP gene encoding undecaprenyl-diphosphatase UppP, which translates into the protein MSIIEALIFGIVQGITEFLPVSSTAHIVITQMIFGYTFPGLAFEIYLHMASILAVIIYFRKDIIDVLTGFFKYLGNRSKENKVHFFFGIYIIVATGITGGLGLVLKDVVGDTMKTPYFIAAALTFTGLSLILIERFHKYGSRTEEDMTFKDSIVVGLGQTLAVLPGISRSGATLIVALLAGLSRDTAVRYSFLLVIPVILGSSVLAIDEIGSGMFSAIGAPALIVSFIATFIFSWLGIVWLIEFLKKSKLFYFAIYCFIVAILVALFINPETIMDI
- a CDS encoding TIGR03943 family putative permease subunit — encoded protein: MNKENTDVSFHSYIRGIILLGFSLLLLAFIVSGNIRYYIAPKMMPFMYFALVVFIILGVIQIIRSTRKNDQDIDCDCGEDHSMTGSPLIKLAIYSIFVAPIVMGFVLPDKALDSSVAANRGVQYGSGILTKPTEATEPVSSTSRAEAFLDNPDEYFASLGEEEEHYSVEDFYTEEGFNQYYLELAEEIEEQERIIVTDENYLDIMTVLDIHMDQFIGKEIVITGFVYREPEFEDNQMVVARFAMTCCVADAAVYGTLIETNLAQEYENDTWVHVSGTLDRTEYNGYPIPLIHLREITVIDEPDQPYVFPSFR